A window of the Yersinia rochesterensis genome harbors these coding sequences:
- the yfaE gene encoding class I ribonucleotide reductase maintenance protein YfaE yields MTWVSDGSQHRCNLKDDGDTVKLSTTGAQLTPPANSRNLLETLEHHQVQIEYQCRSGYCGSCRLRLLKGEVCYSQQPLAFIQAGEILPCCCQPKGDIEIEL; encoded by the coding sequence TAAGTGATGGCAGCCAACACCGCTGCAACTTGAAAGATGACGGGGATACTGTGAAGTTGAGCACCACCGGTGCTCAACTTACCCCACCAGCGAATAGCCGCAACTTGTTAGAAACACTTGAACACCATCAGGTACAAATCGAATACCAATGCCGCTCCGGTTATTGCGGTTCTTGTCGCCTGCGTTTGCTCAAAGGCGAAGTCTGCTATTCGCAGCAACCTTTAGCGTTTATTCAAGCCGGCGAGATTCTGCCCTGTTGCTGTCAGCCAAAGGGCGATATTGAAATCGAACTTTAA